AGCGGTATCGATTATTTTGCTGACCATCCGGTGGATGTCGTCTCCATTTTGAACCAAGTGGAGGGGAAATAGCATGGTGTGTTACTTAATTCCTTACTTCAATTGCTTTGACGATTTGATTTTAACGTTACGCTCACTAGAAGGTGACTCAGCGGATGTGGTTATCGTTGATGATGGTAGTGAGGTTTCGTTAGCGTCTCAGATCGATATAAGTCAATTTAATCTTAAGATTCATGTGCTTGAGCTAGAAGCCAATCAGGGTATTGAAGGAGCATTGAATCGAGGATTGCAATTTATCGATCAGCAAGGCTATCGCTATATTGCTCGGATTGACTGTGGTGATTTATCCATGCCGGGGCGCATTGCGGCCCAAGTTGCGGCAATGGAAGCAGATGAAGAGATCGTACTGTGTGGCGGTTGGGCGGATTATGTGAATGAAGAGTATGAATTTCTGTTTACCAATAAAGTGCCCACTGATGATAGCAGCCTAAGAAAGCAGATGTTTTTAAACAATATGTTTATTCACCCTGCGGTAATGATACGCGCGGATGCGATTAAGCAGATTGGTGGTTACCCGACCAATCGTAAAGCTGCTGAAGATTACGCGGTGTTCTTTAAGTTAATGCAGTTGGGAAAGGTAAAAAACCTACCTCAATCTTTGATTCGTTATGTGGTGTCATCGGCGAGCATTTCTTCTCAAAAGCGTAATGAGCAGGTGAAGAACCGCATTATGGTCATTTGGGATAACAAAGCCTGCTCGCTGCATTTTGCTTATGGATTAATGCGCTCATGTTTGCTGTTGGCCATTCCTCGTACCGTGACGATGAAATTGCGCTCGTTATTAAGGTAGGTGAATGTGGATAAGTTATTAGTCGGTCTTTCCGTTTTGTTCGCCAATGTGAAAGCGCTTTTTTATAAAGTGGCCTATGCAGGGCGAGTTAGAGCCGAGTTGATTGTTGCATCGCCTTATTTCCCATCTGTGCGAGTGCGCAATGGCGGGATGATCACTTGTGCTCGGGTGAAGTTTCGTCGGCGTTGTTCCATTTTTGCCGATGGTGGAGTGGTGGACATTGGTCGCGGCACGTTTCTGAATAACGATTGCTCCATCAATAGTAATCAGTCGATTGTGATTGGAGAGAACACTTTGTTGGGGGAAGGGGTCAAAATTTATGACCATAACCACCGTGTTATTGATGGTGTGGTGAGCCATAGCGAGTTGGATTCGGCTCCTGTCAGTATCGGTAGTGAGTGTTGGATTGGCTCCAATGTGGTGATTTTACCCGGGGTTTCTATTTGCGATCGAACCATTATTGGAGCGGGTGCTGTGGTAACCAAGAGCATTACTGAGCCTGGTACCTACATTACTGAAAATATCCGTTTAAGGAAACTGAACTAAACATTCAATTCAAGGAGGGGCTTATGGTTAGAGATCCTAGAATTGATATATTTCGTGGTTTTTTGATATTGCTTGTTGTTCTGGGACATGTAAAAAATATCCCAATAGCTTTACATCACGCTATATATGCTTTTCATATGCCAGCTTTTTTTATCTTGGCTGGTTACTTATTTAATTACCATAAAGCTGGTGGTGTTTATGACAGCATCGTTAAAAAGTTTAATCGTTTAATTATACCAGCTTGGGTATTTGGTCTTATTTGTGGTTTGCCTTTTCTAGCGTTGACATTGTGGAAATTTAATGCTGATGCAGTCAATAATTTCTTAACGCGACTTTATGGTACTTTAACGGGTTATCCTTCATGGGATACCACGTTTAACTGTACACCACTATGGTTTTTATATGCGCTGTTTGTGATTGAAGCGATTGCCATTTTTTGCAAAAAACTCAGTGAACGAGTTTTTATTGCCACCTTAATGGGGCTGGGTATTGTCGGGGTGTTGATCAGCTATCAAACTGATGTGATTACGCCATTTAATGTCCTGATTGGTTTATCTTGTTTGGTCTACTTTGTTTTTGGTTTTTTCATCAAAAAAATCAGTGCTTCTGTACCCAAAGAACTTTTGTTTGTTGCTCCGTTGATGTACTGCGGTATTTGTTATTTTTTTGTTATTCAAACCAAAGGCGATGTAATTAGCTTGGCAGATAATAGCTTTGGTCCTGAGAATGATTTTGTGTGGAATATGTTGTTGTCATTAAGTGGAACCGGAGTCGCATTTGTTATTTCTTCTTTGCTTTCCAAAAATGAATTGTTATCAAAAGGGTTCTCTTGGTTAGGTGTTAATACCATTCCAATTATTGCCTTTGATTATTATGTTAACGATATTTTCGTGAAAGCTTTCGCTATAACAGGGATATCTGTTCTGCATGATTGGTGGTTTATATTCCCGCTTAAACTCGCCATTTTAATTGGCATTGTATGGTGTGTTACACGTATTTCTTGGTTGAATAATATTCAAAGTGGGAAGGTCCCCGCATTGAATAAAAAGCGAATGTCGGAGCAAATGTAGATAGCGTTATGAAAATAGTTCATGTTATAGAATCCTCAGCAACAGGCACCTTATCTATCGTGACGATGGCCGCTCAATATCAAGCGGATAAGCACGATGTGACCGTTATTTTCTCACGTCGCCCTGATACTCCACCGAATATTGCAACGCTCTTCCCAAGTAATGTGACTTTGGTGGAAGTGGGGATGAGCCCTAAGCATTTTCCTTTGTCTCTCTTCGCATTACGCCGTGAACTTAAGAAGATTCAGCCTGATGTTGTTCACTGTCATTCTTCATTTGGTGGCTTTGTCGGGCGTTTAAGTTCGGTGTTTATGCGTTGCAAAGTCTTCTACAGTCCGCACTGTATTTCCTTTATGCGTAAAGACATTAGCCCGCTGAAAAACGTTTTGTTCAAAGCGTTTGAGTCGGCAGCTTGCTTAAGACGGGCTACTTATATTGCTTGTTCGGAGAGTGAGCGCGTCGCGATTAAACAAGCATTGCCCTTTGTTGAGGTTTCCCTGTTGGAAAATGCGGTAGACCTGTCTGAATTTAAAACGTTGGCAAATCCATTCCATCCACAAGGTAAGAAAACCGTATTGACGGTGGGGGGCATTCGTCCTCAAAAAGGCTTTATTGAGTTTGCGAAGATTGCCCATGAGTGTAAGGAACTGAATTTGCGCTTTGTTTGGATTGGTGATGGCGCAGAGCAAGATAGGGCACTGTTGGAACAAGCTGGTGTCGAGGTGACCGGTTGGAAAAGTCGCCAAGAGGTGATTGCGCGGTTGAATGATGCCGACCTCTATTTATCAACTTCCCTTTGGGAGGGCATGCCTGTGTCGGTGATTGAAGCCAGTGCGGCGGGTCTTCCTCTATTACTCCGAGACTGCGCCGGCAATAGCGATATTGTTGCCGATAAGCGTGGCGGATGTCTATTTACCCAAACAGCAGAGGCAATTGAGTTATTAACTCAATTTGTTGCCGATCCAGAGCAGTTTCGTCACGCGACTCTCCCCGATAGAACGGCTGTATTTCAGCGTTTTTCTGTGGAGCGTTTTGCTCGCAATCTGGAAGAGATTTACCAAATCTAAACACTATTTATCGAGGCTTATATGTTTTTAATTGCAGGACCTTGTGTCATTGAATCAGAGCAACTTGTCATGGATGTTGCGGGCAAGATGAAAGAAATTACGTCAGAGTTGGGGATCGATTACATCTTTAAATCCAGCTTTGATAAAGCCAATCGCAGTTCTACGAGCAGCTACCGTGGCCCTGGTATCGAAAAAGGGCTGAGCATTCTTGCCAATGTGAAAAAAGAGTTTGGCTTGAGAGTGCTAACCGATGTTCATGAAGATACGCCAATTGATGAAGTGGCTTCTGTGGTGGATGTGCTGCAAACCCCGGCCTTTTTGGTGCGTCAAACCAACTTTATTCAGAAAGTGGCTGCAGCAGGCAAGCCTGTGAATATCAAGAAAGGTCAGTTTCAAGCTCCGTGGGATATGGAGCAGGTAGTGAAAAAATGCCATGAAGTTGGCAACAAAGATATTTGGCTATGTGACCGTGGTACATCGTTTGGTTACAACACCTTGATCTCTGATATGCGCGGTTTGTCTGTGATGCGTCAAACCGGATGCAAAGTGGTGTTTGATGCGACTCATTCGGTCCAGCAGCCGGGCGGTTTAGGTGCAACATCGGGTGGCCAACGTGAGATGGTGCCGGTATTGGCGCGTGCTGCGGTTGCGGTGGGTATTGATGGTTTGTTTATGGAAACGCACCCCAACCCAGAAGTGGCGTTGAGTGATGGCCCAAATATGTTGCCTCTCTCTGTGATGAAAGAGATGTTGGAGACGTTAGTCGAGCTAGACCAAGTGGTACACAAGCGTCCATATCTTGAAAGCAAGCTTTCATAATTTGGCGGCGCTCATGTGTAACAACAGAAAGTTAGGTGGATAAAATGGCATTTGAAAACGTAAAAATTGTGATTCCATCTCGTTATGGATCGTCCCGTTTACCGGGTAAGCCGTTAATGCCCTTGTGCCAAAAGCCCATGTTTTGGCATGTGGTCAATCAAGCAGTGACTGCCGGATTTTCAATCCAAGATATTGTGGTCGCAACCGATGATGAGCGCATTATGGAAGCCGCTCAACGCTATGTAATTCCCGCCGTGTTAACCGACGTTAACCACGCCAGTGGTACAGACCGGTTGTTTGAAGTGTGTCAAAAGTTAGGTTGGCGAGATGATACGTTAGTGATCAACGTGCAGGGGGATGAACCGATGATACCTCCTGCGCTTATTACCACATTGGCAAACTTTGCGACGCAGTCTCCCCAGTTTGATATTTGTACCGTGATGAGTCCGATTGCTTCCGTTGCTGACCTCCATAATCCCAATGTAGTCAAAGTGGCGGAGGGCGAACAGCAGCGCGCCGTTTATTTCTCGCGTTCACCTATTCCGTTTGATCGAGAGTCAAACGATTCGTTGAACCGTGCTTATCGGCATATTGGGATTTATGCGTACCGAGTTGAGTGTTTGCGTCAATTCTGTTCATTTCCTGAGTCATCGTTAGAGAAAATAGAAAAGCTAGAACAGCTGCGGGCATTGAGTAATGGAATGTCTGTTGGGGTTGTTCGTTATGACGATGCGCCTCCTCATGGGATTGATACCCAAGAGGATTATGACAATGTTAAACGAATAATGGAAAACAGCTAATGTCGATTTTAGATCAAGCAAAACAGGTTATTGATATTGAAATTGCAGGTTTAACCCAGATTTCTAATCAACTTGATGACCACTTTGAACAAGCCGTTAAGGCTATCCTGAATACTCATGGTCGCACCATCATTTGTGGTATGGGTAAGTCCGGTATTATTGGTAAAAAAATTGCCGCATCATTTGCTAGCACGGGCACGCCAAGCTTTTTTATGCACCCCGGAGAGGCGTTTCATGGTGACTTGGGCATGGTGCAACCTGAAGACGTATTTATTGCGATCTCAAATTCTGGTGAAACCGATGAAGTCTTAAAGTTGTTGCCGTTTCTTCGTGATAACGGCAACTACGTGATTGCCATTACCGGTAAGCCGAATTCCACGTTGGCGACTTCTGCGCATTGCCATCTTAATATTGCTGTGCCGCAGGAAGCATGTCCTTATCAGTTGGCACCCACCAGTTCAACAACAGCAACACTTGTGATGGGGGATGCGTTAACCATTACCCTGATGGAGTTAAGAGATTTTCAGCCAGAGAATTTTGCACGCTTTCACCCTGGAGGTAGCTTAGGACGCCGTTTATTAAGAAAAGTTCGTGATGAAATGGCAACCGATAGATTACCTGTTGTGAGGATGAACAGTGCCTTGCCAGAAATCATTGATGTGATCTCGCATGGCTGTTTAGGGTTGGCTGTGGTGGTCGATGAAGACAACAGAGTGAAAGGCATTGTGACTGATGGCGATTTACGCCGTTCAATGCAAAAGTATGGTCAAAATGCGTTTAGTGTGTGTGCGGAATCGATCTACAGTGAGAATCCGGTGTGCATTTCTCCAGAGACATCGATGGGTAAAGCGTTTGAATTGATGGAATCAAAACGCATTAGCGCTCTTTTGGTGTTGGATGACTCTAAGTTGGTTGGAGTTTTGAAAAAGTAAGGGTACTCGCCAGTGGGTATATTGACTGACATGGAATAGACAATTCCTAACATACTTTTTATCAATAAGTTATTGACTAATATATTTATGCGAGAGTTAGTATATATTTCTCTCGCATTTTTATGCCTATTATTATACTTAAAAGATATTAATTAAATCTTTGATAAATACAGGTTTAATAACATTTATTATGGGGTGAAGATCAAATCTGATTAAACGCTTGGATAGAATTGACATTAAATTGATATTTAAACAATAAGAGATCTTAATCTAAATTGTGTTTTCAATAAGATCGCATTATTTGGAATTTATTTGTTAAACACTTATCCTCCGTCCTTTAGGGAGAGCAAGGGTAATTATGTCTTTATTTATTTCTAGATAAAGATCTCAAAACGCAATTTGTGACAATTAATAGGTTATGCTATGGAACATGTAAATGTTGAGAGCGGTGGTTATGGAGTTAAATATTCGAGGTTGATTCCAGTTTTTAACTCTATGATATTAATCCTTTTTGATTTATTTGCCTTTATTGTTTCTGAAAATATTGCTTATGTTATTTCTGACAAAGGTTCGTGGTCCGGATTTTATTTATTAGGTGATGGCTATTCTTTAGGTAGTAACTACTGGCAAGGTACTGTCTTTTTCATTATCGCCTTTATGTCAATTTTTTGGTTTGGTGTTAACCGTCTTCATTATACTCGTCGAAAGCCATTCTGGGATGAGCTGAAGGATGTGATTAAAAATCTATTTATCCTATCTATTTTATCTCTAGCAATGAACTTGCTGTTAGTCTCCAATTATTCTGTTGAAATTTGGGCTATTTCTTGGGCTGTATTGTTTGTGTTGTTACCGCTATGCCGCAATAGCGCAAAGCTTATTTTGAACAAACTAGGCCTTTGGAGCGTACCATGTGTGATTATTGGTGAGCAGCAAAATGCCATTGAGGCGTACAAGGCGATTAGTAGCGATATGTCAACGGGTTACACCATTAAAGCTTTTGTTAACCCCTATGAGTCTTCTCAGTTGGATGTTCACCAAGAAAATAGTACGGATGTGCCATACATCAGTGAGACCGCATTTATTGGTAACTTAGATAAATACTATCGAGTGTTTATCGCGTTAGAAAAAGAAGATAACAAGACTCGAGATTACTGGGTAAGAAAGCTAGCATATTTGAATGTTTCAAATATATCGGTTATTCCTGCGATGCGTGGTATTCCGTTATATGGCGCTGATGTTTCGAACTTTTTTAGTTCTGAATTAATGATGTTAAGTGTGAAAAATAACTTATCTAAAACGTCGGCACGAATTTTAAAACGTTGCTTTGATATTGTAACTTCCGCTCTTTTACTTACTCTATTATCGCCGTTTTTCCTTTTTGTTGCTTTGATGGTAAAACGTGATGGTGGTTCCGCTACTTTTGGCCATGAAAGAATAGGTTTTAATGGTAAGCCTTTTAAATGTTTAAAATTCCGTACCATGGTAATGAATTCTCAAGAAGTATTGCAGGAACTGTTAGAAAATGACCCTCAAGCGCGCGCTGAATGGGATCGAGAATTTAAACTGAAAAATGACCCGCGTATAACCAAAATTGGTCATTTCTTACGTAAAACTAGTCTTGATGAATTACCACAGCTTTGGAATGTTTTAAAAGGTGAAATGAGCCTTGTGGGTCCTCGCCCAGTTATTGATGAAGAATTGAAACGCTATGGCGATGATGTTTTGTATTACAACTTAGTTAAACCGGGTATGTCAGGTTTATGGCAAGTAACAGGCCGTAGTGACACGGATTATACCACTCGTGTTTATTTAGATAGTTGGTACGTAAAAAACTGGTCTCTTTGGTACGATATTGTCATTTTATTTAAGACAGTCGGTGTTGTTGTTAGAGGAGATGGCGCTTATTAATTCAACAGAAAAAGGAATTTTAGTTAGTTATTAATATTGAACAGGCCTCCCTTAAATTAAAAATTTAGGAATTATTATGATTAAGAAATGTCTCTTCCCAGCAGCGGGTTACGGTACACGTTTTCTTCCAGCTACCAAATCGATGCCTAAAGAAATGATGCCGGTTGTGAATAAGCCTCTAATTGAGTACGGAGTGGATGAAGCCATTCACGCAGGTATGACAGATATGTGTATTGTAACGGGGCGCGGTAAGCACTCGATCATGGATCATTTCGATACTAACTATGAGCTAGAGCATCAGATCAACGGCACGGCAAAAGAAGCCTTGCTAGAGGATATTCGTGATGTGATGGATTCTGCGAGTTTTACTTATATTCGTCAGCGCGAGATGAAAGGCTTAGGTCATGCCATTCTTACTGGTAAAGCGTTAGTGGGTGATAACCCGTTTGCGGTGGTGTTAGCCGATGACCTCTGCGTTAACGAGGAAAAAGGCGTATTAGCGCAAATGACTGAACTGTACAATCAGTTCCGTTGTACGATCGTTGCTGTGCAAGAGGTGCCTGAATCCGAGACCCACAAATATGGTGTGATCTCCGGTGAGATGATCAAAGACAACATCTTCCGTGTTGATGACATGGTGGAGAAACCAGCTCAAGGCACTGCACCAAGTAATATGGCGATTATTGGTCGTTACATTATGACTCCAGATATCTTTGATTTAATTGAACAAACTGAACCAGGTAAAGGCGGCGAAATTCAGATCACCGACGCGCTACTTAAACAAGCGCAAACAGGCTGTGTTCTCGCGTACAAATTTGAAGGTAAGCGTTTCGATTGCGGTAGTGTTGAAGGCTACATTGAAGCAACGAACTACTGCTATGAAAATGTTTATCATAAAGCGGCGCCTAAAAAGGCCGAGCCTGCGGTAGTTAAAGTGGCTACCCCAGAAGTTGAAATGGCTTAATCTGGACGTTGGTATAAGAGTAAAGATATAAGAGTAAAAAGGAGCTGCGGCTCCTTTTTCTTTTGCTCGCTTCGCAGTGATGATGATGGTCATAACATTGGCCATTGTTTTGAACCTCGTCGAAATCCCTCCTCCTTTTTGCACTGTTTGTAAGTGATTTATTTGGGTCACTCGCAAACAGCCGTCAGCAAGATGTTCTCTAGCGCTTGGTTATTGAGTAATAGCCCTCTCACAATCAAAAGGAGAGCCGTGATGCTATTTATTACCAACCGCATACCTGTTCAATCGGCACGTTCCAAAGCGGGGCGCGCGATTCGGTTTGATTATCAGAATACCGATGTGTCGAAATGGCTCTACTTTTGTGAGCGACGCGGTGAACAAGACTATACAGAAATCCTTTCAGCCCCGTTTTTTGATCGGCTAAAAGCCTTACCGGCCCATACTCAGCTACTCTTTTATATTCATGGCTTTAACAACAATATGGAGCCACATGTGTTTCATAATGCCCAGCAGCTAGAGAACTTAATTAACCGCGATACTCCCGATTTAGTGAAGGTGATTCCTTTGATTTGGCCGTGTGACGATGATTCGGTGGTCAGGATTGTGGATGATTATTGGGACGATCAAAAAGCCGCAGATTTTAGTGCAATTGCGTTTAGTCGATTGTTGGATAAGTTTGATCAGTGGCGCCGCGCACCTGCGCAACAAACGGTGCCTTGCTTAAAGCGGATGAATTTATTGGCTCATTCGATGGGTAACCGAGTGTTAGTCAATACGCTTCATTATTGGGTCGATGGGAATGGTTACGATGGTGTGCCTTTGCTGTTTCGCAATGTGTTTATGGTGGCGCCCGATGTAGAAAATTCTGTATTAGAGCCGAAGAAACGCGGTCGGCATGTGTTGGATAGCTGTAAGAACACCTTGGTCTATTATGCGAGTGATGATTACGCCATGCCAGCGTCGAAAATTGCCAATTTGCGACACCGAATGTTGAGCCGTCGGTTGGGGATGACCGGCCCTGCTAATCCTCATTTGCTGCCGAGCAATCGGGTTTTTAGTTTCGACTGTGATAGTTTCAATAATCGGTTTGATTATCCGACTGGCCACTCCTATTTTCTTAATGACGCCGACGGCAACATTAGCCCCATTATTTCTCACATGGCGCAATCCATTCAGTTCGGGTGTGTACCTGAAACATGGGATCCCACGTTAGTGAGTGCTTAGTTCGGTTGGAGGTTAGGTTATGATTTCTCATACTGTCAAACATCATGGTGGTCATCATACGGTGACAGGTTCCTGCCACGAACTGCGCTGGGGCGATACCAGTATTCTGATTGATTGTGGTTTGTTTCAAGGTAGCGATAAAACGGCGCAAGAACCTACGATTGATTTCGCATTAGATGATATTTGTGGGTTAGTACTTACTCACTCGCACATCGACCATGTAGGGCGTTTACCTTGGTTAGTGGCCGCTGGGTTTAATCATCCAATTTATTGCACTCCGGCAACTGCTGAATTGGTGCCTTTGATGCTGGAAGATGGACTCAAGTTGCAGTTGGGTATGAGTCATAGTCAGGCGCATAAGGTGATTGATGCGATTACGGCGCTGATGATTCCAATGGAATATGGCCATTGGTACACCATTGATTGGTTTGCGGATTCGGCTTCTTGGCTAACGAAATCGGCTGAACCGACGGTAGATATTCGCTTTAACCCCGCAGGGCATATTTTAGGCTCGGCCTTTGTGGAGTTTCGGTTACCGAATGAAGAAATCGTGGTGTTTTCTGGTGATTTGGGGCCGAGTAATACGCCACTGTTGCCCGATCCTATCTCTCCCCCTCACGCAGATTATCTCTACATCGAAACCACGTATGGTGATAAATGCCATGAGAGTGTTGAAGACCGTGCGAATCGCTTGAAAGCGATTATTGATCGTTCGTTAAGTGATGGCGGCGTTATTTTGATTCCGGCTTTTAGCGTGGGAAGAACGCAGGAGTTGTTGTTTGATATTGAGCGATTGATACACGAACGAGAGATCGCTAGTGATTTGCCCATTGTTCTTGATTCACCCATGGCCAGCCGAGTGACGGAGTCGTACCGTCGCTTTAAAGCGTTGTGGGGTAAAGAGGCTAAACAGCGTTTGGCGCAGCATCGTCATCCGCTCGCTTTTGAGCAGTGTATTAAGATTGCGGATTTTCGTGGTCATCAGAAGTTGGTGAATCGTCTGGCATCAACAGGAGAGCCGGCGATTGTTGTGGCGG
This genomic window from Vibrio tritonius contains:
- a CDS encoding glycosyltransferase encodes the protein MVCYLIPYFNCFDDLILTLRSLEGDSADVVIVDDGSEVSLASQIDISQFNLKIHVLELEANQGIEGALNRGLQFIDQQGYRYIARIDCGDLSMPGRIAAQVAAMEADEEIVLCGGWADYVNEEYEFLFTNKVPTDDSSLRKQMFLNNMFIHPAVMIRADAIKQIGGYPTNRKAAEDYAVFFKLMQLGKVKNLPQSLIRYVVSSASISSQKRNEQVKNRIMVIWDNKACSLHFAYGLMRSCLLLAIPRTVTMKLRSLLR
- a CDS encoding acyltransferase — translated: MDKLLVGLSVLFANVKALFYKVAYAGRVRAELIVASPYFPSVRVRNGGMITCARVKFRRRCSIFADGGVVDIGRGTFLNNDCSINSNQSIVIGENTLLGEGVKIYDHNHRVIDGVVSHSELDSAPVSIGSECWIGSNVVILPGVSICDRTIIGAGAVVTKSITEPGTYITENIRLRKLN
- a CDS encoding acyltransferase family protein, translating into MVRDPRIDIFRGFLILLVVLGHVKNIPIALHHAIYAFHMPAFFILAGYLFNYHKAGGVYDSIVKKFNRLIIPAWVFGLICGLPFLALTLWKFNADAVNNFLTRLYGTLTGYPSWDTTFNCTPLWFLYALFVIEAIAIFCKKLSERVFIATLMGLGIVGVLISYQTDVITPFNVLIGLSCLVYFVFGFFIKKISASVPKELLFVAPLMYCGICYFFVIQTKGDVISLADNSFGPENDFVWNMLLSLSGTGVAFVISSLLSKNELLSKGFSWLGVNTIPIIAFDYYVNDIFVKAFAITGISVLHDWWFIFPLKLAILIGIVWCVTRISWLNNIQSGKVPALNKKRMSEQM
- a CDS encoding glycosyltransferase; this translates as MKIVHVIESSATGTLSIVTMAAQYQADKHDVTVIFSRRPDTPPNIATLFPSNVTLVEVGMSPKHFPLSLFALRRELKKIQPDVVHCHSSFGGFVGRLSSVFMRCKVFYSPHCISFMRKDISPLKNVLFKAFESAACLRRATYIACSESERVAIKQALPFVEVSLLENAVDLSEFKTLANPFHPQGKKTVLTVGGIRPQKGFIEFAKIAHECKELNLRFVWIGDGAEQDRALLEQAGVEVTGWKSRQEVIARLNDADLYLSTSLWEGMPVSVIEASAAGLPLLLRDCAGNSDIVADKRGGCLFTQTAEAIELLTQFVADPEQFRHATLPDRTAVFQRFSVERFARNLEEIYQI
- the kdsA gene encoding 3-deoxy-8-phosphooctulonate synthase, producing the protein MFLIAGPCVIESEQLVMDVAGKMKEITSELGIDYIFKSSFDKANRSSTSSYRGPGIEKGLSILANVKKEFGLRVLTDVHEDTPIDEVASVVDVLQTPAFLVRQTNFIQKVAAAGKPVNIKKGQFQAPWDMEQVVKKCHEVGNKDIWLCDRGTSFGYNTLISDMRGLSVMRQTGCKVVFDATHSVQQPGGLGATSGGQREMVPVLARAAVAVGIDGLFMETHPNPEVALSDGPNMLPLSVMKEMLETLVELDQVVHKRPYLESKLS
- the kdsB gene encoding 3-deoxy-manno-octulosonate cytidylyltransferase, yielding MAFENVKIVIPSRYGSSRLPGKPLMPLCQKPMFWHVVNQAVTAGFSIQDIVVATDDERIMEAAQRYVIPAVLTDVNHASGTDRLFEVCQKLGWRDDTLVINVQGDEPMIPPALITTLANFATQSPQFDICTVMSPIASVADLHNPNVVKVAEGEQQRAVYFSRSPIPFDRESNDSLNRAYRHIGIYAYRVECLRQFCSFPESSLEKIEKLEQLRALSNGMSVGVVRYDDAPPHGIDTQEDYDNVKRIMENS
- a CDS encoding KpsF/GutQ family sugar-phosphate isomerase, producing MSILDQAKQVIDIEIAGLTQISNQLDDHFEQAVKAILNTHGRTIICGMGKSGIIGKKIAASFASTGTPSFFMHPGEAFHGDLGMVQPEDVFIAISNSGETDEVLKLLPFLRDNGNYVIAITGKPNSTLATSAHCHLNIAVPQEACPYQLAPTSSTTATLVMGDALTITLMELRDFQPENFARFHPGGSLGRRLLRKVRDEMATDRLPVVRMNSALPEIIDVISHGCLGLAVVVDEDNRVKGIVTDGDLRRSMQKYGQNAFSVCAESIYSENPVCISPETSMGKAFELMESKRISALLVLDDSKLVGVLKK
- the wbaP gene encoding undecaprenyl-phosphate galactose phosphotransferase WbaP; translation: MEHVNVESGGYGVKYSRLIPVFNSMILILFDLFAFIVSENIAYVISDKGSWSGFYLLGDGYSLGSNYWQGTVFFIIAFMSIFWFGVNRLHYTRRKPFWDELKDVIKNLFILSILSLAMNLLLVSNYSVEIWAISWAVLFVLLPLCRNSAKLILNKLGLWSVPCVIIGEQQNAIEAYKAISSDMSTGYTIKAFVNPYESSQLDVHQENSTDVPYISETAFIGNLDKYYRVFIALEKEDNKTRDYWVRKLAYLNVSNISVIPAMRGIPLYGADVSNFFSSELMMLSVKNNLSKTSARILKRCFDIVTSALLLTLLSPFFLFVALMVKRDGGSATFGHERIGFNGKPFKCLKFRTMVMNSQEVLQELLENDPQARAEWDREFKLKNDPRITKIGHFLRKTSLDELPQLWNVLKGEMSLVGPRPVIDEELKRYGDDVLYYNLVKPGMSGLWQVTGRSDTDYTTRVYLDSWYVKNWSLWYDIVILFKTVGVVVRGDGAY
- the galU gene encoding UTP--glucose-1-phosphate uridylyltransferase GalU; protein product: MIKKCLFPAAGYGTRFLPATKSMPKEMMPVVNKPLIEYGVDEAIHAGMTDMCIVTGRGKHSIMDHFDTNYELEHQINGTAKEALLEDIRDVMDSASFTYIRQREMKGLGHAILTGKALVGDNPFAVVLADDLCVNEEKGVLAQMTELYNQFRCTIVAVQEVPESETHKYGVISGEMIKDNIFRVDDMVEKPAQGTAPSNMAIIGRYIMTPDIFDLIEQTEPGKGGEIQITDALLKQAQTGCVLAYKFEGKRFDCGSVEGYIEATNYCYENVYHKAAPKKAEPAVVKVATPEVEMA
- a CDS encoding alpha/beta hydrolase, coding for MLFITNRIPVQSARSKAGRAIRFDYQNTDVSKWLYFCERRGEQDYTEILSAPFFDRLKALPAHTQLLFYIHGFNNNMEPHVFHNAQQLENLINRDTPDLVKVIPLIWPCDDDSVVRIVDDYWDDQKAADFSAIAFSRLLDKFDQWRRAPAQQTVPCLKRMNLLAHSMGNRVLVNTLHYWVDGNGYDGVPLLFRNVFMVAPDVENSVLEPKKRGRHVLDSCKNTLVYYASDDYAMPASKIANLRHRMLSRRLGMTGPANPHLLPSNRVFSFDCDSFNNRFDYPTGHSYFLNDADGNISPIISHMAQSIQFGCVPETWDPTLVSA
- a CDS encoding MBL fold metallo-hydrolase RNA specificity domain-containing protein, whose product is MISHTVKHHGGHHTVTGSCHELRWGDTSILIDCGLFQGSDKTAQEPTIDFALDDICGLVLTHSHIDHVGRLPWLVAAGFNHPIYCTPATAELVPLMLEDGLKLQLGMSHSQAHKVIDAITALMIPMEYGHWYTIDWFADSASWLTKSAEPTVDIRFNPAGHILGSAFVEFRLPNEEIVVFSGDLGPSNTPLLPDPISPPHADYLYIETTYGDKCHESVEDRANRLKAIIDRSLSDGGVILIPAFSVGRTQELLFDIERLIHEREIASDLPIVLDSPMASRVTESYRRFKALWGKEAKQRLAQHRHPLAFEQCIKIADFRGHQKLVNRLASTGEPAIVVAASGMCEGGRIVDYLRHLLPDPRTDVIFAGYQAQGTLGDAILRGESHVLVDGELVPVNAHIHAMSGYSAHADKADLLRFIEGIPTAPKEIHLIHGEPHTQDEFAQQLRRLGYQVS